The following are from one region of the Silene latifolia isolate original U9 population chromosome 9, ASM4854445v1, whole genome shotgun sequence genome:
- the LOC141600312 gene encoding uncharacterized protein LOC141600312 isoform X1 — translation MAVSCRNSDIWSWIHTLPPPNQWKTDSMSVCICSSNSSTANLSLSIAKNPPTQSITLSIFASFSLPIWLWTSNPIYQSTSLKLLDEQTTYNLISNFIQDVLKYGPSKQPYYPLRVPIINPPLLKDFFNFSFLTLAFLVCIYEAPFDLRSNCLVTLKDQLMTLQSRETSKLLMRLLGSNTEEQWMRCLSLAVTNWKNELKAMNHILKGRCPLFSYSFSTTGLWKVHVYCPIITMEIENSSGSADEQLAFSLNYHQLEGVIQLSPTVTVRDKWIEVNVNVDNLRLDVVRLVSEALLNERGAGASEKHFPSRISLQLTPICQTNIIGITVSKSSENPEKGIEIEKSLEFSFEPPKAVGIQVTTGETTTTTFKPWNFEQTAVANTARFNWSLYDSNGGREVFSLKPSPIKLIQPKAWFKHRYSNVNRPFTRQGGVIFARDEYGQSVCWKVDKAMLGKRLDWDISGCIGLTYWPNKYRTFYNETRRAEFRETLQLTLG, via the exons ATGGCTGTTTCTTGTAGAAACTCTGACATTTGGTCATGGATCCATACTCTTCCACCACCTAACCAATGGAAGACTGATTCGATGTCGGTATGCATATGTTCATCAAATTCATCCACAGCTAATCTTAGTCTATCCATAGCCAAAAACCCTCCTACACAATCCATAACCCTCTCCATATTCGCATCTTTCAGCCTTCCAATATGGCTTTGGACTTCAAACCCGATTTATCAATCAACTTCCCTTAAGCTCCTAGATGAACAAACAACATATAATCTAATTTCCAACTTCATCCAAGATGTCCTAAAGTATGGACCTTCAAAACAACCATACTACCCTTTAAGAGTACCTATAATCAACCCTCCTTTACTAAAGGACTTTTTCAATTTCTCCTTTTTAACATTAGCATTCCTAGTATGTATTTACGAGGCCCCTTTCGACCTTCGTTCAAATTGTCTTGTGACCCTTAAAGATCAACTTATGACCCTTCAATCTAGGGAGACCTCAAAGCTACTAATGAGGCTTTTAGGGTCTAACACCGAGGAACAATGGATGAGATGCCTTAGTCTTGCAGTAACTAACTGGAAAAATGAGCTTAAGGCTATGAACCATATACTTAAGGGAAGGTGTCCTTTGTTTTCATACTCATTTTCGACAACCGGGTTGTGGAAAGTTCATGTTTATTGCCCTATAATTACCATGGAGATTGAAAATTCTAGTGGTTCTGCTGATGAACAATTAGCCTTTTCATTGAATTATCACCAGCTTGAGGGTGTTATACAGCTTAGTCCGACGGTCACCGTGCGTGACAAGTGGATTGAAGTCAATGTCAATGTTGATAATCTAAG GCTTGATGTTGTTAGGCTTGTAAGCGAGGCACTCTTAAATGAGAGAGGAGCAGGTGCATCAGAAAAACACTTTCCATCAAGAATCTCACTGCAACTCACACCAATTTGCCAAACAAACATCATAGGAATAACAGTAAGCAAATCATCTGAAAACCCGGAAAAAGGGATTGAAATAGAGAAGAGCTTAGAATTCTCATTTGAACCCCCAAAAGCTGTGGGAATCCAGGTAACAACTGGTGAAACAACCACGACCACCTTCAAACCATGGAATTTCGAGCAGACAGCTGTCGCTAACACCGCGAGATTCAACTGGTCTCTCTATGACAGTAACGGTGGAAGAGAAGTGTTTTCTTTAAAGCCATCTCCAATCAAGTTGATTCAACCTAAGGCTTGGTTTAAACATAGGTACTCTAATGTAAACAGGCCTTTTACTAGGCAAGGTGGTGTCATATTTGCGAGGGACGAGTATGGGCAAAGTGTATGTTGGAAAGTCGATAAGGCCATGTTAGGCAAGAGGTTGGATTGGGACATTTCGGGTTGTATCGGGTTAACTTATTGGCCTAATAAGTATAGAACCTTTTATAATGAGACTAGGAGGGCTGAGTTCAGAGAAACTCTGCAGCTTACTCTTGGGTAA
- the LOC141600312 gene encoding uncharacterized protein LOC141600312 isoform X2: MAVSCRNSDIWSWIHTLPPPNQWKTDSMSVCICSSNSSTANLSLSIAKNPPTQSITLSIFASFSLPIWLWTSNPIYQSTSLKLLDEQTTYNLISNFIQDVLKYGPSKQPYYPLRVPIINPPLLKDFFNFSFLTLAFLVCIYEAPFDLRSNCLVTLKDQLMTLQSRETSKLLMRLLGSNTEEQWMRCLSLAVTNWKNELKAMNHILKGRCPLFSYSFSTTGLWKVHVYCPIITMEIENSSGSADEQLAFSLNYHQLEGVIQLSPTVTVRDKWIEVNVNVDNLRLVSEALLNERGAGASEKHFPSRISLQLTPICQTNIIGITVSKSSENPEKGIEIEKSLEFSFEPPKAVGIQVTTGETTTTTFKPWNFEQTAVANTARFNWSLYDSNGGREVFSLKPSPIKLIQPKAWFKHRYSNVNRPFTRQGGVIFARDEYGQSVCWKVDKAMLGKRLDWDISGCIGLTYWPNKYRTFYNETRRAEFRETLQLTLG, encoded by the exons ATGGCTGTTTCTTGTAGAAACTCTGACATTTGGTCATGGATCCATACTCTTCCACCACCTAACCAATGGAAGACTGATTCGATGTCGGTATGCATATGTTCATCAAATTCATCCACAGCTAATCTTAGTCTATCCATAGCCAAAAACCCTCCTACACAATCCATAACCCTCTCCATATTCGCATCTTTCAGCCTTCCAATATGGCTTTGGACTTCAAACCCGATTTATCAATCAACTTCCCTTAAGCTCCTAGATGAACAAACAACATATAATCTAATTTCCAACTTCATCCAAGATGTCCTAAAGTATGGACCTTCAAAACAACCATACTACCCTTTAAGAGTACCTATAATCAACCCTCCTTTACTAAAGGACTTTTTCAATTTCTCCTTTTTAACATTAGCATTCCTAGTATGTATTTACGAGGCCCCTTTCGACCTTCGTTCAAATTGTCTTGTGACCCTTAAAGATCAACTTATGACCCTTCAATCTAGGGAGACCTCAAAGCTACTAATGAGGCTTTTAGGGTCTAACACCGAGGAACAATGGATGAGATGCCTTAGTCTTGCAGTAACTAACTGGAAAAATGAGCTTAAGGCTATGAACCATATACTTAAGGGAAGGTGTCCTTTGTTTTCATACTCATTTTCGACAACCGGGTTGTGGAAAGTTCATGTTTATTGCCCTATAATTACCATGGAGATTGAAAATTCTAGTGGTTCTGCTGATGAACAATTAGCCTTTTCATTGAATTATCACCAGCTTGAGGGTGTTATACAGCTTAGTCCGACGGTCACCGTGCGTGACAAGTGGATTGAAGTCAATGTCAATGTTGATAATCTAAG GCTTGTAAGCGAGGCACTCTTAAATGAGAGAGGAGCAGGTGCATCAGAAAAACACTTTCCATCAAGAATCTCACTGCAACTCACACCAATTTGCCAAACAAACATCATAGGAATAACAGTAAGCAAATCATCTGAAAACCCGGAAAAAGGGATTGAAATAGAGAAGAGCTTAGAATTCTCATTTGAACCCCCAAAAGCTGTGGGAATCCAGGTAACAACTGGTGAAACAACCACGACCACCTTCAAACCATGGAATTTCGAGCAGACAGCTGTCGCTAACACCGCGAGATTCAACTGGTCTCTCTATGACAGTAACGGTGGAAGAGAAGTGTTTTCTTTAAAGCCATCTCCAATCAAGTTGATTCAACCTAAGGCTTGGTTTAAACATAGGTACTCTAATGTAAACAGGCCTTTTACTAGGCAAGGTGGTGTCATATTTGCGAGGGACGAGTATGGGCAAAGTGTATGTTGGAAAGTCGATAAGGCCATGTTAGGCAAGAGGTTGGATTGGGACATTTCGGGTTGTATCGGGTTAACTTATTGGCCTAATAAGTATAGAACCTTTTATAATGAGACTAGGAGGGCTGAGTTCAGAGAAACTCTGCAGCTTACTCTTGGGTAA